A window from Dehalobacter sp. DCA encodes these proteins:
- a CDS encoding class II aldolase/adducin family protein, with amino-acid sequence MLLEEQRKQVIDIARQTLQSGLIMRTMGNFSMRDSKTGYVCITPSGMDYSVVRPEDIVVMDTQQIVIDGSRKPSIESGMHCLAYQERPDVLGVCHTHSCFATAWACVEEPFPLVLAEMAAVLGGKLETAPFFPMGSEELAKATIQTLGIQNAVLMSNHGQLTVGPTLDKALANAQLVEEAAKIACYAVSIGKQKVISPGQANLLQQWISENYGQ; translated from the coding sequence ATGCTTTTGGAAGAACAAAGGAAACAGGTCATTGATATTGCCAGACAGACCCTTCAGTCCGGGTTAATTATGCGGACGATGGGAAATTTCAGCATGCGGGACTCGAAAACAGGCTATGTATGTATAACCCCGAGCGGGATGGATTACTCTGTGGTCAGACCGGAAGATATAGTTGTGATGGATACGCAGCAGATTGTGATCGATGGCAGCCGAAAACCTTCGATCGAAAGCGGGATGCATTGTCTTGCCTACCAGGAAAGACCGGATGTGCTCGGTGTTTGTCATACCCATTCCTGCTTTGCGACAGCCTGGGCCTGTGTGGAGGAACCTTTTCCGCTGGTCTTGGCCGAAATGGCTGCTGTGCTGGGTGGAAAACTTGAAACGGCCCCTTTTTTCCCGATGGGTTCCGAGGAGCTGGCTAAGGCTACGATCCAGACCCTTGGCATACAAAATGCTGTACTGATGAGCAATCACGGCCAGTTGACGGTAGGTCCGACGCTCGACAAAGCCCTGGCCAATGCGCAGCTTGTCGAAGAGGCTGCCAAGATTGCCTGCTATGCAGTCAGTATTGGAAAACAAAAAGTGATTTCTCCCGGGCAGGCCAATTTGCTTCAGCAGTGGATCTCGGAAAATTACGGACAGTAG
- a CDS encoding GGDEF domain-containing protein produces MKVNQTNMINRFGEFKDKKLEKEYEQSEFTVLFKYLRPIVLLLGILYFLFVIPDFFFVRNPKAFQLIFLVRAVYLILIGIFFFRMKSIKKYSTLCFWVTLYEIMASVVFIFVFYQYESPSFFIQAFGIIAIILAVCLVPNRWINMIMISVFTAVTFFAASIYFLEQMDASDFSAVIFYILLVTALSSSASFRTHLFKRIHFLNGRDLIQLSIRDPLTGIYNRLKFDDELDKWISYAKRYPCDVSLMIFDIDYFKKINDCFGHLTGDKVLTEVTDLVRGMIRETDIFARWGGEEFVILLPNTHKSEAVEITERIRKRISDYDFTSGHLTCSFGVDSWRKEEERDSFVQRVDTLLLNAKEMGKNNVQSDDVHLNKPTLLTE; encoded by the coding sequence ATGAAGGTAAACCAAACGAACATGATAAACCGTTTCGGTGAATTTAAAGATAAAAAATTAGAGAAGGAGTACGAACAGTCCGAGTTTACTGTTTTATTTAAATATCTCCGGCCAATCGTGCTTCTTCTGGGAATCTTATATTTCCTCTTTGTTATTCCGGACTTCTTTTTTGTAAGGAACCCGAAAGCATTTCAATTGATATTTCTGGTAAGAGCCGTCTATTTGATCCTGATAGGTATATTTTTTTTCAGGATGAAATCCATAAAAAAGTATTCAACGTTGTGTTTTTGGGTTACGCTCTATGAAATAATGGCGTCCGTTGTATTTATTTTTGTCTTTTACCAATATGAATCACCGAGTTTTTTTATTCAAGCCTTTGGTATTATCGCGATTATTTTAGCGGTTTGTTTAGTCCCGAACCGTTGGATCAATATGATCATGATCTCCGTATTTACTGCGGTCACTTTTTTTGCTGCTTCGATCTATTTCTTGGAGCAAATGGATGCTTCGGATTTTTCCGCGGTAATTTTTTATATCTTATTAGTGACGGCCCTGAGCAGTAGCGCTTCATTTAGGACCCACCTTTTTAAAAGAATCCATTTCCTAAACGGCAGAGATCTGATCCAACTGTCCATTAGAGATCCGTTAACCGGGATCTATAACAGGCTGAAATTTGATGATGAGCTTGATAAATGGATCTCCTATGCGAAAAGATATCCTTGTGATGTTTCACTTATGATTTTCGACATTGACTATTTTAAGAAAATTAACGATTGCTTTGGACATTTAACTGGGGATAAGGTTCTGACGGAGGTCACGGATCTGGTCAGAGGAATGATAAGAGAAACAGATATCTTCGCCCGCTGGGGAGGCGAGGAATTCGTTATTCTGCTACCGAATACCCATAAGAGTGAGGCTGTGGAAATAACAGAAAGAATAAGAAAGAGGATATCAGACTATGATTTCACTTCCGGCCATCTAACCTGCAGTTTCGGAGTAGATTCTTGGCGCAAGGAAGAAGAACGGGACAGTTTTGTGCAGCGTGTTGACACGCTATTGTTGAATGCCAAGGAGATGGGTAAAAACAATGTACAAAGTGACGATGTCCATTTAAACAAGCCAACATTGCTCACTGAATGA